In a single window of the Arachis hypogaea cultivar Tifrunner chromosome 6, arahy.Tifrunner.gnm2.J5K5, whole genome shotgun sequence genome:
- the LOC112695719 gene encoding probable glycerol-3-phosphate acyltransferase 2, translated as MVEMAKMFTIQFFFKSLFFFWYRFFFKPLKNFQRTNSISYITTTIATTQSSFNKYRKFSSYSSSLLHRSDLKEHTFLFDVEGALLRSSSVFPYFMLVAFEAGGLVRAIVLVLTYPLVCLVGEDLGMKIMVMVCFFGIKEKSFRVGSAVLPKFLLEDVGSEIFEVVNGAGKRVGLSKMPRVMVECFLKEYLKVDLVVGREMKEFCGYFLGFMEERKNNNNALELVQEGKGSCSSNIIGISGFRNKDFRHHEIFSRCKEVYLVSDGDKKSWQKLSRNKYPKSLIFHDGRLALRPTPLDSLVILTWFPFAVVLAFVRIVAGLTLPFDISIPLLALTGMRLDSSLPAQTNQHAYNNEEKVKGNMYVCNHRTLLDPLYLSFLLRKKVVAVTYSLSRMSEILAPIKTVRLTRKREEDARMMKELLMEGDLVVCPEGTTCREPYLLRFSPLFSELCDEISPVAIDSHVSMFHGTTAGGLKCMDPLFFLMNPFPSYSVHLLHTVTTSSSSSDHDDVSRFEVANRVQSQIAEALGFQCTKLTRKDKYLILAGNEGIVSSSSNK; from the exons ATGGTGGAGATGGCTAAAATGTTcaccattcaattttttttcaaatcccttttcttcttttggtACCGTTTCTTCTTCAAGCCGCTCAAGAACTTCCAAAGAACCAATAGTATTAGCTACATCACCACCACCATTGCAACCACTCAATCATCGTTCAATAAGTACCGCAaattctcttcttattcttcttctcttcttcaccgTTCAGACCTCAAGGAGCACACCTTCTTGTTCGACGTAGAGGGTGCGCTCCTGAGGTCTTCTTCGGTGTTCCCTTACTTCATGCTCGTTGCTTTCGAAGCCGGAGGGCTCGTAAGAGCCATTGTTCTCGTTCTCACGTACCCACTTGTTTGCTTAGTTGGAGAAGACTTGGGGATGAAGATAATGGTGATGGTGTGCTTCTTTGGGATCAAAGAGAAAAGCTTTAGAGTTGGGAGTGCTGTTCTTCCAAAATTCTTGTTGGAAGACGTAGGTTCAGAGATTTTTGAGGTGGTGAATGGTGCTGGAAAGAGAGTTGGGTTGAGCAAGATGCCACGTGTCATGGTAGAGTGTTTCTTGAAGGAGTATTTGAAGGTTGACTTGGTTGTGGGAAGAGAAATGAAAGAGTTTTGTGGTTACTTCTTAGGGTTTATGgaagagagaaaaaataataataatgctttgGAGCTTGTTCAAGAAGGGAAAGGAAGTTGTTCTTCCAATATTATTGGAATTTCAGGATTCCGTAATAAGGATTTTCGTCATCATGAGATATTTTCCCGTTGCAAG GAAGTGTACTTGGTGAGCGACGGAGACAAAAAGAGCTGGCAAAAGCTATCAAGAAACAAATACCCTAAATCACTCATTTTTCATGACGGAAGATTAGCGCTCAGACCCACACCATTGGATTCTCTTGTCATCTTGACATGGTTCCCGTTTGCAGTCGTCCTCGCCTTCGTCCGAATCGTTGCCGGACTCACCCTCCCTTTTGACATCTCAATTCCACTATTAGCCCTAACCGGCATGCGCCTGGACAGTTCACTCCCCGCGCAAACAAATCAACATGCTTATAATAATGAAGAGAAAGTAAAGGGAAACATGTACGTGTGTAACCACAGAACATTGTTGGACCCTTTGTACTTGTCATTCTTGTTGCGCAAGAAAGTAGTAGCGGTAACATATAGCTTAAGCAGAATGTCGGAGATACTAGCGCCGATCAAGACGGTGAGGTTAACTCGGAAGCGCGAGGAAGATGCGAGGATGATGAAGGAGTTGTTAATGGAAGGGGACCTTGTTGTGTGCCCTGAAGGGACCACATGTAGAGAGCCATATTTATTAAGGTTTAGTCCTTTGTTTTCTGAACTATGTGATGAGATATCACCGGTTGCAATTGATAGCCATGTGAGCATGTTTCATGGTACAACCGCTGGGGGTCTTAAGTGCATGGaccctctcttctttctcatgaACCCTTTCCCTTCTTACTCCGTTCACCTTCTTCACACTGtcaccacttcttcttcttcttccgatCATGATGATGTCAGCAGGTTTGAAGTTGCTAATCGAGTTCAGAGTCAAATTGCTGAGGCTTTGGGATTTCAATGCACCAAACTTACAAGAAAAGACAAGTACTTGATTTTGGCGGGTAATGAAGGCATTGTTTCCAGCAGTTCCAACAAGTAg